The following is a genomic window from Capnocytophaga stomatis.
CTCATCGTAAAAGGCCGGTTTTTTATAGTTTATTTGCAGAGAAACCACAGGTAGCATAATTCCCTCTTCCTCTAACTTTTTGTATGAAATCCCGAGTTCCCTAAGCCATTCTACTCTCCCTAATTCCAGATACTGAGTGTAGTTACCGTAGTAAACAACTCCCATTTGGTCAGTTTCAGCATAGCGGGTTCTTAAAGTGTAGTCAAAGTATAATTCTTTCATATTCAGGGGGTGTTTTTGTATTAACAAAGTTTAACTTTCTTCTCTTGTAAAAAAAAATGAAAAAAGCAAGAGTTAAATCATTTTTTTTATTCAAAATTTATTCACAATTTTGCTTCCTCGAGAAAGTGACATTTTGGTGTGTGTTTATTTAATTCTCGCAAATTTATATGTTTTTTTGAAAAGAGCAACAAGTAAAGGACTTAATTTCTGATTAAGTGCAAAGAATATTTTGACTTTTTAATCAATA
Proteins encoded in this region:
- a CDS encoding acyl-CoA thioesterase encodes the protein MKELYFDYTLRTRYAETDQMGVVYYGNYTQYLELGRVEWLRELGISYKKLEEEGIMLPVVSLQINYKKPAFYDELITIRTKFKNVTSSKIEFDYEIINEKGEVISTANTTLVFVDTKTWKPTRCPEKIINLIEAKKIN